The nucleotide sequence ATAAGGATATCAACATTTTGCTTTGATATTTGcatattcttttttttgttggACTGAAGTATCCTTAGAATAGAGCTTTGGTTGTCATTTTGAACCTGTAATAAACTTACTTTTGCTAAAAGAAAAATAAGTGGGAAGGATTGTCTCCTGGACAAGTTTGCTCTCTCCTGGTCATTAATTAAAAAATTGCTATCCCACTAACAAGTCCGCAATGATCCCAGTTCACAGAATTTTATTGAAGGATAAAAGATGGGGGTTTGGGAAGTGATTTCAATTAGTGTAAACATTTAACTTGTTTAAAATACACAATTGGTGTAATGAATGACCTTTGAAATATTCTGCTCTGCCTCTTGTACAGGGATGGAGACGGAGAGTCAGGTTCAAACTGAGACTCCATCAGGTCCCATTAAAGACCACTGTGATTATCTGATGGACTCCATTGATGCTCAACTCAGTCAGATGCAGGTAAAGCCGAGTTATCAATGTACAGTATCTCGAAACTAAGCTGAATGCTGGCACTAACTGGATTTTCTTTTCAGAAGGTCTACCTCCCCTTACTCTGGCAGAGGCCTCTACTGTGACTCCAGCTCTATACAGAGCCCAACAACCCAGAAGAATTCCACGGCATTTGTGAAGAAAGACCGCACTTGCTGCTGGTGATCTCTGAATGTTGGGAGGTGCATTGGTGCTGCCTGCCCTTTGGCATGGCTCCCAATGCCCCGAGCATTGCCCCGAATGACTGGGATTAACATAGATTGTTGGCATacacacgatgggccaaagggtccattcctgtgctgtataattCTCTGACAAATTTGAGCTATCCTGGCCTCAGTCTCAAATATCCCATACTTTTTGTAAAAAATCATTCAAGGGATAAGTGCTGTGCAGGGTGAGACAATACTtaattgcccatccctaattgccctcaAAGGTGGTGGTGAATTGCTGCCTTCTTTAATCGCTGCAGATCTCGAGGTGTAGGTGCACCCGCAATGCTGTTAAGGCGGCAGCTCCAGGAGTTTggccacacagtggtgcagcggtaaagttgctgccttacagcaccagagacccgggcttcaATCGTgcccacgggtactgtctgtatggagtttgcacattctccctttgaccccatgtattttctccaggtgctccagcttcctcccatgctccgaagacgttaattgtcttctgaaaattgtcccttgggtgtaatagaactagtgcacgggttatcatggtcggcgcggactcatagaaacataacatagaaaataggtgcagtagtaggccattcggcccttcgagcctgcaccgccattcaatatgatcatggctgatcatccaacttagtatcctgtaccagccttctctccataccacctgatccctttagccacaagggccacatctaactccctcttaaatatagccaatgaactggcctcaactaccttctgtggcagagaattccagagattcactactttctgtgtgaaaaatgttttcctcatctcggtcctaaatgattacccccttatccttaaactgtgaccccttgttctggaactgtgaccccttgttctggaactgtGACCGTTGTTCTGGAGACTCAATGGGCCATAGGGCATGTTGCTACACTGAACCTTCTCcaatgctaaactaaactatttaccCACCGACAATGATGGGATGTTGTTATCATTCCAAGTTGGGATTTTGTGTGGCTTGGAAGATAACCTGTAAGAGGAGGAGTTCCCATTATTTTTCTGCCCGTGTCCTTCTAGCTGGTTGAGGTCATAGGCTTGGGAGGTGCTGTctaagggtgctccagtttcttcccacattcaaaagacggcgggtttgtaggttaattggcttcggtaaagattgtaaattgtccctggtgtgtaggatagtgctggtgtatggggaacgctggtcgacccagtcttgatgggccgaagggccagttcctgtgctgtatctctatactctaaaccagtggttcccaaccttttttagctcatggcccccttgggatcttttaatttttctgtggctccccctgacattattagtggaGAAgatgtacttcaatattataatactttccataaaaatatccgtgtctattaattgcacatatattctcttttattctattccacaaacatcaaaaatatttcaactacatagatttaaatttattagaactgaaatttaggaggcaacagggtggtagctctgtggcccccttcattgaacctgtggccccctaaatccccaaatgtttctgtggcccccctgaaatttgccatggcccctttggggctatatggccccaggttgggaatcactgctctaaactaaattgttcaTCGTCCGTAGTTCTCGAACGCTACAAGTCCTGCACAGCCAGCCACTGAGAGCGCCACCTTCTGGAGCGGAGAAGAGCTCCACAGCAGCACTGGTAAGAACCAGGACTTGTATTTGTTATTGTGAGGCTCTTCCTAATGGCAAAATGCCCAGTCACTTTATAATACAATTCTGACTTTTattaaatgttattaattttCTGGGGTCTGGGTTTagcccttacccccccccccccccccccccccccccccccctaaatctgtccatgtacctgtccaaatgttataaTTGAATCCAATCTTCAATcagactgatgatagacacaaaatgctgcagtaactcagctggacaggcagcatctctggggagaaggaatggatgatgttttgggtcgagactcttattcagatgggtctcgaactgaaacgtcacccattccttctctccaaagattctgcctgtcccgctgagttactccagctttgtgtgtctatatttggtgtaaaccagcatctgcagttccttccgacataattcagactgattggaggaaggaaagttggaagagagttaGTGCCAATTTGCTTGCATTTAGACCCTATCCTTCTCACCCTTTTCTATCAATTTACCTGTCCAAAGGTTACAATTGAATCtgatctaccacttcctctggcagctccgccCACATACACACCATCTTCggtgtgaaaaaaaaacatgttcctCAGCTCCCTTTTACATCTTTTCTCTCGCATATTAAACCTGTGCCCTTTAGTTTAGGAGTCTCTACCCTACtaaggtccagacctgaaacatcacctatccatgttctccagggatgctgcctcacccactgagttactccagcatcttctgttttttttgttgcagttccttgtttctacaataaaacaactcagtcagcatggatgagatggacTGACGGGCCTATTTCCATCCTGTATATCTCTGTGGCTCTGTTTAAAGTCTGTGCTTCTTGCTGCTGTAGCTCTTGCTAACCTGCAGCCAGTGTGGTCCAGGGACAAAGGCCTGGTTGGGGCAGGTGGCCCCGGTGTCCTGTTGGACGTGGAAGTAAAACTCCTTGCGGCTGAAGGTGGCTGTGGTTGTGGTGGGTGGAGGGGATTTACTCCAGAGAGGGTGCTGAATGGTTCCTGCATGAGAGGAATCCCCTGATGTGCCTGCCTAGTGTGGAGCAAGTAGGTCTGTGGCCACATTCCCTGAACTGTTCTAGGTTCAACCGTGGCCACATACCTCTCCGTGGTGTGTCATAGACATACAgacacggtaacaggcccttcggcccagcttgtccatgccaaccaaggtgtcccatctacactagtcccgcctccctgcatttggccatatccctctaaaccttttctatccaagtccctgttcaaatgtattttaaatgttgttatagattGTGCCTCaactggaaggtagacacaaaatgctggagtaagtcagcgggacaggcggcatctctggagagaaggaatgggtgacgtttccagtcgagacccttcttaagacccttcttcctctGGTAGCCCATTCCATAACCCCCTTGGGAGGGGGTATTGCTCCATGGGGACCTCTAGGGGTACAGAGCAACTGACCCTCCTGTCACTCTAGCTTAATTCTACAGATCCCCATGTTGTGTCTTGGTTGCAGGTCGCCTTGGCCAGGAGGCAGTCCAGCGTCTGATCGGGCCACGGGACGTGACAGTGTCGTGCAGTCAGAACCCAGGTTCCAGAAGCCATCCCGACGTTCCTTTCCCCGGGCCCGGAAGAGAAGCGGGAGACGGAGACTCCAGGAGGAGACAGTATGAGTGGAGAGTCCAGTGCCTCTTGGGACCCcagcagatgcaggaagatgcccACCACAGCGACTCCAACAGCGTGTGCACAGAGGACTTTGCCACCCGCTTCCATGAGGGGATGGTGGACCCCGTCTGGACCTTTGACTCGGGTTCAGAGGGCAGGATGTCACTTGGCAGCCAGGATTCCCTGGAGGAAGTATCTCAGGAGTCCACCGGCCTCCATCCAGGAAACCCGGGAAGCGAAGCCTCGGATCATCCTCGGGAAGGGTCCTGTGGGGAGAAGGTCGGCCGCGACCCGATATTATGCGGGCGAAATCACGCGGTTGCTCTTTGGGAAATGTCAGGAAGAATTCGGCCGTCCCGATCCATTGAGAAGCGGGATCCTGTGGGGAGCATCGAGGAGGAGGTTGTCAACCCTGCCAGTTCTCCAGCCGAGGATCGGGAGATCGTCCAACAATTTCAAGAGTTGGAGCATGTCCTGCTGGGGAGCAGGTCCCTGGCTGGGCCTGAGTGGGATTATTCTGTGCCCCAGGGGCTGAGCTACAGGACCGGCAGCGTCGAGTCTTTGGGCCACAGGATTTCAAAGCTCAGCCGGAACAACATGTCGGAGCAAAGAAACCCCCCTCTGGGGAACGGGACCAGGGTTCCCATCTCGGCCCTAGAACCTCCTGTCAACCCAGATCCAAGGAGAGACAGCACTTTGGTCTCGAGTAGCTCTCTTGCAACCGCCCCAGGTGAGGAGAAGCACGAGGGTCTGAGCTCTGATCTGGCTGGTGTCGGAGTGAAGCTGAGAGAGACAACACAGAGAGTGTCACGGGACGGAGAGGGGCTGGGCAGAGATGTCCACCCTGAACCACCGGCCCTGTCATCTGTGTGTGTCCGCAAACCTATGCCGTTGCAACAAGGGAACCCTGCTCCCAGATTTCAGGAGGATGCCGTGCCGCTGAATGGATGCCGCTCGCCGTACCATGCCGCACACACTTCCGTGTTTCGCCACGCAGCGAATGCCGGCACCGCACCTGCAAGTGGCCGGGGCGCAGCTGAACATGCAGGTGAACCCACCATTGCAGGACAGCGGGAGGGAATGAGCGGCAGTCTTGTTGGTGGCTCTGAATCCCTGCCGTGGTCCACTGACCCCTCCAAGGACCGGCCAGTCCCGCCGCCGGCTTGTTGTGCTTGGAGGAGCAGCGTTGTCGGTGATCGCTGCCCCGTCACTCCCCACTCCCCGGATCCACCACGCCACACGCTGACCGGCTCCAGCCTCGGCGCCAAGGCAACAAGGCAGCTTGCACGAAGCAGCGCACCGGGAGGCTACAGAGGCTCTCTGTCCTCGCCCCAGGGTAAACCTCCACCAGGACACTCCGGTAAGTCAGCACTTCAAACTAAACCTCACAACTCTTGTGTGTTTGTCGATTAAACTGGAGAGCAatcgcagatggagtttaatctgagcaagtgtgagatgttgcactttgggaggtctaatgtaaggggaaagttaaCGGCAGGATCCTTAACAGCAATGATGTACTAGAGGGTCCAAGTCCATCAAGTTTTCTGAGAAGTTGACtttttcttctttcgtgtggcgtgcacagcctaaagttgttggacaacttgttctatttaatcttccgtttgtgcacgtcgagtcgattacattagtcgaaacagggcgggccacgtgaaggttacaatcttccacccctgagAAGTCGACAAAGCTGATTTATATAGGTCGCGGGTGATGTGTCTAGATGGATTTTAGTATGGCATTTCATAAAGTTCCTCAGGAtaggttgatccagaagattatgaAGCACAGGATTAACAGTGACATGGTCTTatgaattcagaactggcttactggtAGAATACAGAGGGTTATGCATAAAGGACAGTATTCAGGCtggggtctgtgaccagtggagctgTGACAGGGGTCTGTGCCGGGACCTCTGTTGGATGTGATGTATAAATGTCTTGTACGTAAACATGGATGGGTAAGTGTGCAGGTGACATTAACATTGCTGGAGTTGCGGACTGTGAGGAAAGCCTTCAAAACGTACAGCAGGATTCTGATCAGTTACGGAAATGGGTGgcggaatggcagatggagattaattcaagcaagtgtgaggtgctgcacttggGGAGGTCGAATGCAAGAACAAAATAGTTCAGCCAACACCTGACCCTGTGTGGGAGCGTGAGGTGTGAAGAGGGTGCAGAGATGCACCAGTGGGATTTTGACAGGTCGAGTGAGTGGGGAAATGTGGGTTGATGCGAGTTTAACCAGGTTGGTGGCAAAACAGCAAATAACTTTGTTGTTGCGTGTCTAAAACATTCTAGCCCCTAACCCCCTTTTCCCCATTAACACAATTGTCTATAGAATTTGGTTTTCTATAACATGAGGTTACAGAGGCCAAATGTACAGTGTTGTTGAATCTACACCTTAAGTACTgcctgcagttttggtctcctgatctggggggaagaagagacacaaaatgctggagtaactcagcgagacaggcagcatctctggagagaaggaatggctgacgtcttgggtcgagacccttcttcagatgttcttGTTCTAGACGtagtgcagtgaaggttcaccagacgatccctgggatggcaatgCTGATGTGTGCAGGGATGGTTGGCATTATATTTGCTGGATTTTGACGAATGAAAGGGAATGGCATTGAAACCCACTcgggacagactagatgcaggaagaggacCAAGACTGAATGCGCTGGATCCTTGAACGAAAAgagaactgctggaagaactcagtggacaaggcagcatctgtggagggcaatgGACAGACAGTGtatcgggtcgtgacccttcttcagtcttcagaagCAGGAAGGATAGTCCAGATGGGCAGGGAGGCCACAACCAGGGATCACAGATGAAGGACTCAGACTGAGATCAGGGAGTGGAGAACTTCTGAAAATACTCAGGCACAGAAAACTATTGAATCTAAATCGTTATATTTATTGAAGAAGTAGTTGAATTATAGTTCTTAGGACTAACACAAGGGATATTGGCAAGATACCTATAATTCATgattcatgattgaatggcagagtagacttaatggtcagaagggcctaattctgctccttgaacttttgaacaagggatatgcggaaaaaTCAGAAaaagggtactgaatttggatgatccgCACTTGTAACGTGgttattagtttattttattttttgttattcatATGTTATCTATGAATTTTGTTTACAGGTTtgttatgctgctgtaagtaaggatTTCATCGTTGTGTTGTTggtacttatgacaattaaacattcttgactctcttgcccctctctcttgatcatattggatggcaggcttgaagggccgaatggcctttcccCTACTCCTACGCTTTAGTGTTTCTATCCTCCGattccagtttttttttacaaGGCTGGAGCTGTCCAGGACAGCTTGCATCAAGGCAACCATTGAGAGACTGTCATTGCTGATTTGTTATGTTGCAGGCGACGGATTCCAGGCTGATGCAGGTGTGAATGGGAATCACAGCGCGAGGACTCACTGTACTTCCACGACAGAGAGAAGCAGGTCAGAGAAACGCAGCACAGGTTTACTTCACTCAAAGCAGCTCTGGGGAAAGAAGGGAGCCTCTACATTTATAATACAAGTGTGTTTTAAGTCCTTCAGCTGTGTGATTTGCAATCATGTTGTTGGGAACTCCAGCTCTGCATTGTTACTGCCGTGCATGAGGGAGCCTCACTCTGTATCTATCTGGAGATTGGCAACCACTCAACTCTGCATCCAACCCGCGCAATGCATGATGGGAGAGTGTTTGGTGGCACTAAGTTCGTATTCATTCCTGAACCTCCATTAAATCAAATATAAAGAACAAATATTTCCGTCGGTGAGTGGAGAACACCACAATAAATTTACATCCCGTTCACTTTTGTCCCCTTCGGGAAGTTAATCTTTCATCTTGTCTGATCTGTGATTCCCAAGCTCATGGCAGGTTGTGAAATGGAAGCATTCATCTTTGCATCTGCTGCTTCTTTCAATAAGCTCATGGCCTTaaggtctggagaaaaggaccaggtgatgtttcgggtcaaggcccttcttcagactgagagtcatgggactctgtcagagtgaggccacacaaaaaaatggaggaacagcgccgCATTTTTaactcgggcagcttacaacccagcagtatgaataatgatttctctaaTCGCGAGTAACCCATGCATTCCttcgctctccatccctctctcacattagtcatcctgctagtttcactgttcacatcccttcattatcacctcttccacagccaacaatggcccattgtagGCTACACCATTTCTGGGTCATCGGTTTGTTCCGTACCATTTAatacttctagtttccctctcccctgactcttagtctaaagaaggggctcgacccgaaactaaacctattccttttgtccagagacactgcctgacccgctgagttactccatcattttgtgtctatcttcggtcattATTAAGGGAGCGGCTCCAATACTGTTAACCCCATGAAACAGTTACAAGGCTTGGACCAGCGATCCTGCGGTCAGGTTCTCCCTGGAACTCCAAGCTTACCTGAGCGACGGAGGCTGGTGGGGATTTGTGACTCCAATCCTGAGAGGGTCTGCTCCTGTTCCAGATGTGCAAGCTCCCAGCAAACGGTGACATATGAAAACTTTGCAGAGCGGAGCAACGAGCAAAGAAACTCCACGTGGAATCCCAGGTTCAAAGACTGTCTGAATCACTCCTGGAGGTGGAACAGAAGCCCTCAGGTGTCCAGCACTCTCAAGGTGCAGTACAACTCTTTCCTCAGACACATTTTTAAATTCTGCCACATAGGATAAGTACTaaatgttcacacaaagggtggtggatgtatggaacaagctgccagaggagatagttgaggctatcccaacatttaagaaacagttagtgtttaagaaggaactgcagatgctggaaaaggtacacaaaaatgctggagaaactcagcgggtgcagcagcatctatggagcaaaggaaataggcaacgtttcggcctgaaacgttgcctatttcctttgctccatagatgctgctgcacccgctgaatttctccagcatttttgtataccttaagaaacagttagacaggtacatgcataggacaggtttggagggatatggaccaaacacaggcaggtgggactagtgtagctgggacatgttggccggtgtgggcaagttgggccgaagggcctatttccacactgtatcactctatgactatgactatataaGTGTTGGGGAAATGAAACTCCACTTGCAATGCCTTGCACTGTGATGCACACATAGGAAGTCTCCTCCGTGGTGAAAACCCAGCTCCACATAGGAGCAGTAAAACTAGCAGACCCAGAGGATTATCGCTAACCGTGTTCCTCTGACCCTCTGGGAAGTGGTTTCACTAGTGGGAGTTACGAACAAGGATACATTGCTGCAAAATAAAGGGTCATTTAAAATTAAGGTGCATAGAAATATTTACACTGAGAGGGAGTGAACCTGTGAAATTCCCTGTTGCTGAGGGTAGTAGAGGACTGattatcaagttcaagtgagtttattgtcatgtgtccctgataggacaatgaaattcttgctttgcttcagcacaacagaacatagtaggcattgactacaaaacacatgaatacataaactgataaagtgcaaataacagataaagggttattaatgttcagagttttgtccgagccaggtttaatagcctgatggctgtggggaagtagctattcctgaaccaggttgttgcagtcttcaggctcctgtatcttctacctgaagatagcagggagatgagtgtgtggccaggatggtgtgggtctttgatgatactgccagcctttttgaggcagcgactgtgatagatcccctcgatggaagacaGGATTGTCTATATCTAAGGTGgtgatagataaatatttgaaagattgagcAATTGAGGGGTGTGGGGCACTGGCACAGAGGAGTTGGGACagcatagatcagcaatgatcatattgaatggtaggaaggcttgaggggccgagtggcctcctcctcctattttcttgtgttgccGAGTTTCTTCTTGTGTTTCAGTTTGTCAACAGGGGATATTCAACCTTAGAGGCATCTTTCctacccccgctctctctctctcccctctcactcccttctctctctctctcctctctcctctctcactcccttctcactcatcccctctgtctctcctctttctccactctgtctaaatgttccttaaacattgcgataatatCTGCCTCggatacctcctccagcagcttgttccattcacttaccaccctttgtgtgaaaatgttacccctcaggtcctattaaatctatccctgcccccttgccttaaacctatgtcctctggttcttgattcccctttgggcaagagatctattcctctcatgattttgtacacctctataagataacccctcaaccCCTGCCCCATAGCTcaagctctccctatagctcagacccccgagtcctggcaacatcctcgtaaaagttCTCTTCACTTGCAGCTAGTGATGGGAGACCGTCAGTCCCCGAAGATGATGATGGAGAAAGACCTACAAGAGCCGAGATCCTTGGAGGCTCCAGCAAGGGAGATGAAGAGCGAGTCTGATCGAGCCAGGTGGTACAGAGCCTGCATGCTGCCAAATCTGAATCGCTGTTTAAAACTTTGCACCATTGTGCCGGGTCTGGGCAAATGACTTTAAATGGAAACAGAGGAGGGGAAGCTCTGTTTAAAAGGGGCTCATGTTTGGGTGCATTTTGGATTAGGGTAGGGATGGTGCCCAAACCTTGAGGTCACCTGAAGACCTTGGAAGGTCCAAACTGGTCACTGCCCCCTTGATAGGGACGAGTGAGGTTAAGTTcataagtagacaaaagtgctggagaaactcagcgggtgcagcagcatctatggaacaaaggaaataggcaacttttaaggacaaaacccttcttcagactgaaagttcataagttctaggagcagaattaggccaattcaacccatcaagtccactccaccatccaatcatggctaatcgatctctccctctcaaccccattcttttgcccaccctataacccctgacaccccacgtattaatcaagaatctgtcaagctctgcctttaaaatatgcgTTGACTTGGCCCCTacattggcaatgaattccacagattcaccaccctccacctaaaggaattcctcctcatctccttgtttTAAAAGTAGgttgttttattctgaggctgtgtcctctagtcctagactctcccgctagtggaaaaatcttctccacatccactctacccaggccaaTGATGCCTGTGGACACCGTGTGTTCTTTCTCAAGGAGcataaccctggaaaaggggcaggcagccggctcgggcaaagccctcttctgcctggcgcCGTGAATCACAAATGGCCAgcatggccaggcccaggagcagaccaacCAGGATATCCTCTGATCTACCCACTCCCCCTCTGCACTGGGTGCCCAAAGATTAGGATAGTGGGACTAAAGTGGAGCCAGAAAGCAAGGAGcaaatattcaaacagtggctgctaCCTCACAGACTCCAGCATGG is from Leucoraja erinacea ecotype New England chromosome 25, Leri_hhj_1, whole genome shotgun sequence and encodes:
- the si:ch211-102c2.8 gene encoding uncharacterized protein si:ch211-102c2.8 isoform X4, which gives rise to MTFEIFCSASCTGMETESQVQTETPSGPIKDHCDYLMDSIDAQLSQMQFSNATSPAQPATESATFWSGEELHSSTGRLGQEAVQRLIGPRDVTVSCSQNPGSRSHPDVPFPGPGREAGDGDSRRRQYEWRVQCLLGPQQMQEDAHHSDSNSVCTEDFATRFHEGMVDPVWTFDSGSEGRMSLGSQDSLEEVSQESTGLHPGNPGSEASDHPREGSCGEKVGRDPILCGRNHAVALWEMSGRIRPSRSIEKRDPVGSIEEEVVNPASSPAEDREIVQQFQELEHVLLGSRSLAGPEWDYSVPQGLSYRTGSVESLGHRISKLSRNNMSEQRNPPLGNGTRVPISALEPPVNPDPRRDSTLVSSSSLATAPGEEKHEGLSSDLAGVGVKLRETTQRVSRDGEGLGRDVHPEPPALSSVCVRKPMPLQQGNPAPRFQEDAVPLNGCRSPYHAAHTSVFRHAANAGTAPASGRGAAEHAGEPTIAGQREGMSGSLVGGSESLPWSTDPSKDRPVPPPACCAWRSSVVGDRCPVTPHSPDPPRHTLTGSSLGAKATRQLARSSAPGGYRGSLSSPQGKPPPGHSGDGFQADAGVNGNHSARTHCTSTTERSRCASSQQTVTYENFAERSNEQRNSTWNPRFKDCLNHSWRWNRSPQVSSTLKLVMGDRQSPKMMMEKDLQEPRSLEAPAREMKSESDRARTESVNLGLGEDGRRQELRDAGRGNDLNNTPNQNMTADRTRSRQPEGLELGQEQRAAELTQLLERNSNLESRVQELERSLEAVTAKHEESLSLRDQVWPSEEAMKKLSEELKQEAKMMVQNALAQEYKKWEADREEQLQQQQSSLKEENERAITQSKEQLAKERWNSLALQNKMIELQKRVQELELRSRSLQQEKEQAVRDVAEDKQRELQQLRKEMQLEKEREVKRLAWKVEQSERELANLQSRSSEATVKQREAQEQREQAEGSLVSTIRKECERLQALIRSTRGRVLAEAMSPSSRELGSPSQMTLGEALHTLHTVGEDMHQLVMDLQQKLETKWQKGHSPQRDKEREVRQHQGEQFLLEKEKALAAIEDRLLQNRNEVSRLQSSPVPDCGSEEEHTLTQQLLGKATESRTVQRNIAKWTFEEELNEELEKQQDFGTLKLFRHLQSRVKQLRAENRIYHGTGLEDVNTLHIEAGNSYKKMNQLKN